A stretch of Corylus avellana chloroplast, complete genome DNA encodes these proteins:
- the ycf4 gene encoding photosystem I assembly protein Ycf4 produces MNWRSEHIWIDLIAGSRKTSNFCWAFILFLGSLGFLFVGISSYLGRNFISLFPSPQIIFFPQGIVMSFYGIAGLFISSYLWCTISWNVGSGYDRFDRKEGIVCIFRWGFPGKNRRILLQFLMKDIQSIRIEVKEGIYARRVLYMEIRGRGAIPLTRTDENLTPREIEQKAAELAYFLRVPIEVF; encoded by the coding sequence ATGAATTGGCGATCAGAACATATATGGATAGACCTTATAGCGGGGTCTCGAAAAACAAGTAATTTCTGCTGGGCCTTTATCCTTTTTTTAGGTTCATTAGGGTTTTTATTTGTTGGAATTTCCAGTTATCTTGGTAGGAATTTTATATCTTTATTTCCGTCTCCACAAATAATTTTTTTTCCACAGGGGATCGTGATGTCTTTCTACGGGATTGCGGGTCTCTTTATTAGCTCCTATTTGTGGTGCACAATTTCGTGGAATGTAGGTAGTGGTTATGATCGATTCGATAGAAAGGAGGGAATAGTGTGTATTTTTCGTTGGGGATTTCCTGGAAAAAATCGTCGCATCTTACTTCAATTCCTTATGAAAGACATCCAGTCCATCAGAATAGAAGTTAAAGAGGGTATTTATGCTCGTCGTGTCCTTTATATGGAAATCAGAGGACGTGGGGCTATTCCCTTGACTCGTACTGATGAGAATTTGACTCCACGAGAAATTGAGCAAAAGGCTGCTGAATTGGCTTATTTCTTGCGTGTACCAATTGAAGTATTTTGA
- the ndhC gene encoding NADH dehydrogenase subunit 3: MFLLYEYDIFWAFLIISSVIPILAFLISGVLAPISKGPEKLSSYESGIEPMGDAWLQFRIRYYMFALVFVVFDVETVFLYPWAMSFDVLGISVFIEALIFVLILIVGSVYAWRKRALEWS, encoded by the coding sequence ATGTTTCTACTTTACGAATATGATATTTTCTGGGCATTTCTAATAATATCAAGTGTTATTCCTATTTTGGCATTTCTAATTTCGGGAGTTTTAGCCCCGATTAGCAAAGGGCCAGAGAAGCTTTCTAGTTATGAATCGGGAATAGAACCAATGGGCGATGCTTGGCTACAATTTAGAATTCGGTATTATATGTTTGCTCTAGTTTTTGTTGTTTTTGATGTTGAAACGGTTTTTCTTTATCCATGGGCAATGAGCTTTGATGTATTGGGTATATCTGTATTTATAGAAGCTTTAATTTTCGTGCTTATCCTAATTGTTGGTTCAGTTTATGCATGGCGAAAAAGAGCATTGGAATGGTCTTAG
- the psbE gene encoding photosystem II protein V, giving the protein MSGSTGERSFADIITSIRYWVIHSITIPSLFIAGWLFVSTGLAYDVFGSPRPNEYFTESRQGIPLITGRFDPLEQLDEFSRSF; this is encoded by the coding sequence ATGTCTGGAAGCACAGGAGAACGTTCTTTTGCTGATATTATTACTAGTATTCGATACTGGGTCATTCATAGCATTACTATACCTTCCCTTTTCATTGCGGGTTGGTTATTCGTCAGCACGGGTTTAGCTTACGATGTATTTGGGAGCCCTCGTCCAAACGAGTATTTTACAGAGAGTCGCCAAGGAATTCCATTAATAACTGGCCGTTTTGATCCTTTGGAACAACTCGATGAATTTAGTAGATCTTTTTAG
- the rps18 gene encoding ribosomal protein S18 has protein sequence MDKSKRLYFKSKRSFRRRLPPIGSGDRIDYRNMSLISRFISEQGKILSRRVNRLNLKQQRLITIAIKQARILSLLPFLNNEKQFERGESTTRTTGLRIKKK, from the coding sequence ATGGATAAATCCAAGCGACTCTATTTTAAATCCAAGCGATCTTTTCGTAGGCGTTTGCCCCCGATTGGCTCGGGGGATCGAATTGATTATAGAAACATGAGTTTAATTAGTCGATTTATTAGTGAACAAGGAAAGATATTATCTAGACGGGTGAATAGATTAAACTTAAAACAACAACGATTAATTACTATTGCTATAAAGCAAGCTCGTATTTTATCTTTGTTACCTTTTCTTAATAATGAGAAACAATTTGAAAGGGGTGAGTCGACCACCAGAACTACTGGTCTTAGAATCAAAAAGAAATAG
- the rpl20 gene encoding ribosomal protein L20 → MTRIKRGYIARRRRTKIRLFASSFRGAHSRLTRTITQQKIRALFSAYRDRGRQKRDFRRLWITRINAVIRGKGIYYNYNRLIHNLYKRQLLLNRKILAQIAILNRNCLYMISNEILK, encoded by the coding sequence ATGACCAGAATTAAACGAGGATATATAGCTCGGAGACGTAGAACAAAAATTCGTTTATTTGCATCAAGCTTTCGAGGGGCTCATTCAAGACTTACTAGAACTATTACTCAACAGAAAATAAGAGCTTTGTTTTCGGCTTATCGGGATAGAGGTAGGCAAAAGAGAGATTTTCGTCGTTTGTGGATTACTCGGATAAATGCAGTAATTCGCGGTAAAGGCATATACTATAATTATAATAGATTAATACACAATCTGTACAAGAGGCAGTTGCTTCTTAATCGTAAAATACTTGCGCAAATAGCTATATTAAATAGAAATTGTCTTTATATGATTTCCAATGAGATTCTAAAATAA
- the petA gene encoding cytochrome f: MQTINTLFSWIKEEITRYISISLIIYIIARAPISNAYPIFAQQGYENPREATGRIVCANCHLANKPVDIEVPQAVLPDTVFEAVVRIPYDMQLKQVLANGKRGALNVGAVLILPEGFELAPPDRLSPEIKEKIGNLSFQNYRPNKKNILVIGPVPGQKYSEVTFPILSPDPTTKKDVHFLKYPIYVGGNRGRGQIYPDGSKSNNNVYNATAAGIVSKIIRKEKGGYEINIVDASDGRQVVDIIPPGPELLVSEGESIKLDQPLTSNPNVGGFGQGDAEIVLQDPLRVQGLLFFLASVILAQIFLVLKKKQFEKVQLSEMNF, from the coding sequence ATGCAAACTATAAATACCCTTTTTTCTTGGATAAAGGAAGAGATTACTCGATACATTTCCATATCGCTCATAATATATATAATAGCTAGGGCACCTATTTCTAATGCATATCCCATTTTTGCACAGCAGGGTTATGAAAATCCACGAGAAGCGACTGGCCGTATTGTATGTGCCAATTGCCATTTAGCTAATAAACCCGTGGATATCGAGGTTCCACAAGCGGTACTTCCTGATACTGTATTTGAAGCGGTTGTTCGAATTCCTTATGATATGCAACTGAAACAAGTTCTTGCTAATGGAAAAAGGGGAGCTTTGAATGTGGGGGCTGTTCTTATTTTACCCGAGGGGTTTGAATTAGCCCCCCCCGATCGTCTTTCGCCCGAGATTAAAGAAAAGATAGGCAATCTGTCTTTTCAGAACTATCGCCCTAATAAAAAGAATATTCTTGTGATAGGTCCTGTTCCTGGTCAGAAATATAGCGAAGTCACCTTTCCCATTCTTTCCCCAGACCCTACTACTAAGAAAGATGTTCACTTCTTAAAATATCCCATATACGTAGGCGGGAACAGGGGAAGGGGTCAGATTTATCCCGACGGTAGCAAGAGTAACAATAATGTTTATAATGCTACAGCAGCGGGTATAGTAAGCAAAATTATACGAAAAGAAAAGGGAGGATACGAAATAAACATAGTGGATGCATCGGATGGACGTCAAGTGGTTGATATTATCCCCCCGGGACCGGAACTTCTTGTTTCAGAGGGCGAATCTATCAAACTTGATCAACCATTAACGAGTAATCCTAATGTGGGGGGATTTGGTCAGGGGGATGCGGAAATCGTACTTCAAGATCCATTACGTGTCCAAGGCCTTTTGTTCTTCTTGGCATCTGTTATTTTGGCACAAATCTTTTTGGTTCTTAAAAAGAAACAGTTTGAGAAGGTTCAATTGTCCGAAATGAATTTCTAG
- the rbcL gene encoding ribulose-1 has protein sequence MSPQTETKASVGFKAGVKDYKLTYYTPDYETKDTDILAAFRVTPQPGVPPEEAGAAVAAESSTGTWTTVWTDGLTSLDRYKGRCYHIEPVAGEESQFIAYVAYPLDLFEEGSVTNMFTSIVGNVFGFKALRALRLEDLRIPPAYSKTFQGPPHGIQVERDKLNKYGRPLLGCTIKPKLGLSAKNYGRAVYECLRGGLDFTKDDENVNSQPFMRWRDRFLFCAEAIYKAQAETGEIKGHYLNATAGTCEEMIKRAVFARELGVPIVMHDYLTGGFTANTSLAHYCRDNGLLLHIHRAMHAVIDRQKNHGIHFRVLAKALRMSGGDHIHAGTVVGKLEGEREITLGFVDLLRDDYIEKDRSRGIYFTQDWVSLPGVLPVASGGIHVWHMPALTEIFGDDSVLQFGGGTLGHPWGNAPGAVANRVALEACVQARNEGRDLAREGNEIIRAAGKWSPELAAACEVWKEIKFEFPAMDTL, from the coding sequence ATGTCACCACAAACAGAGACTAAAGCAAGTGTTGGATTCAAAGCTGGTGTTAAAGATTATAAATTAACTTATTATACTCCTGACTATGAAACCAAAGATACTGATATCTTGGCAGCGTTCCGAGTAACTCCTCAACCTGGAGTTCCGCCTGAGGAAGCAGGGGCAGCAGTAGCTGCTGAATCTTCTACTGGTACATGGACAACTGTGTGGACCGATGGACTTACTAGTCTTGATCGTTACAAAGGACGATGCTACCACATCGAGCCAGTTGCTGGAGAAGAAAGTCAATTTATTGCTTATGTAGCTTACCCCTTAGACCTTTTTGAAGAAGGTTCTGTTACTAACATGTTTACTTCCATTGTGGGTAATGTATTTGGATTCAAGGCCCTGCGTGCTCTACGTCTGGAGGATTTGCGAATCCCTCCTGCTTATTCTAAAACTTTCCAAGGCCCGCCTCACGGCATCCAAGTTGAGAGAGATAAATTAAACAAGTATGGCCGCCCCCTATTGGGATGTACTATTAAACCTAAATTGGGATTATCCGCTAAGAATTACGGTAGAGCGGTTTATGAATGTCTCCGCGGTGGGCTTGATTTTACCAAAGATGATGAAAACGTGAATTCCCAACCATTTATGCGTTGGAGAGACCGTTTCCTATTTTGTGCCGAAGCAATTTATAAAGCGCAGGCTGAAACAGGTGAAATCAAAGGGCATTACTTGAATGCTACTGCAGGTACATGCGAAGAAATGATCAAAAGGGCTGTATTTGCCAGAGAATTGGGAGTTCCTATCGTAATGCATGACTACTTAACCGGGGGATTCACTGCAAATACTAGCTTGGCTCATTATTGCCGGGATAATGGTCTACTTCTTCACATCCATCGTGCAATGCATGCAGTTATTGATAGACAGAAGAATCATGGTATACACTTTCGTGTACTAGCTAAAGCGTTACGCATGTCTGGTGGAGATCATATTCACGCTGGTACCGTAGTAGGTAAACTTGAAGGGGAAAGAGAGATCACTTTAGGCTTTGTTGATTTACTGCGTGATGATTATATTGAAAAAGATCGAAGCCGCGGTATTTATTTTACTCAAGATTGGGTCTCTCTACCAGGTGTTCTGCCCGTGGCTTCAGGGGGTATTCACGTTTGGCATATGCCTGCTCTGACCGAAATCTTTGGAGATGATTCCGTACTACAATTCGGCGGAGGAACTTTAGGGCACCCTTGGGGAAATGCACCGGGTGCTGTAGCTAATCGAGTAGCTCTAGAAGCATGTGTACAAGCTCGTAATGAGGGACGTGATCTTGCTCGTGAGGGTAATGAAATTATTCGTGCGGCCGGTAAATGGAGTCCTGAGCTAGCTGCCGCTTGTGAAGTATGGAAGGAGATCAAATTTGAATTCCCAGCAATGGATACTTTGTAA
- the petG gene encoding cytochrome b6/f complex subunit V: protein MIEVLLFGIVLGLIPITLAGLFVTAYLQYRRGDQLDL from the coding sequence ATGATTGAAGTTTTGCTATTTGGAATTGTCTTAGGTCTAATTCCTATTACTTTGGCTGGATTATTTGTAACTGCATATTTACAATACAGACGTGGCGATCAGTTGGACCTTTGA
- the ndhJ gene encoding NADH dehydrogenase subunit J, protein MQGRLSAWLVKHGLVHSSLGFDYQGIETLQIKPEDWHSIAVILYVYGYNYLRSQCAYDVVPGGLLASVYHLTRIAYDIDQPEEVCIKVFAPRSNPRIPSVFWVWKSADFQERESYDMLGIIYDNHPRLKRILMPESWIGWPLRKDYIAPNFYEIQDAH, encoded by the coding sequence ATGCAGGGTCGTTTGTCTGCTTGGCTCGTCAAACATGGGCTAGTTCATAGCTCTTTGGGATTCGATTACCAAGGAATAGAGACTTTACAAATAAAGCCTGAGGATTGGCATTCCATTGCTGTCATTTTATATGTATATGGTTACAATTATCTACGTTCCCAATGTGCCTATGATGTAGTACCAGGCGGACTGTTAGCTAGTGTGTATCATCTTACTAGAATAGCTTATGATATAGATCAACCGGAAGAGGTATGTATAAAAGTATTTGCCCCAAGAAGTAATCCTAGAATTCCGTCTGTTTTCTGGGTTTGGAAAAGTGCGGATTTTCAAGAAAGGGAATCTTATGATATGTTGGGAATCATTTATGATAATCATCCACGTCTGAAACGTATCTTAATGCCGGAAAGTTGGATAGGATGGCCTTTACGTAAGGATTATATTGCCCCGAATTTTTATGAAATACAGGATGCTCATTAA
- the cemA gene encoding envelope membrane protein produces the protein MAKKKAFIPLLYLASIGFLPWYISLSFTKSLESWVTNWWDIRQSEIFLNIMQEKSIIKKFIELEELFLLDEIIKEYPETHLEKLRIGIYKETIQLIKIHNADCIHTILNFSTNIIYFVILSGYSILGNEELVILNSWVQEFLYNLSDTIKAFSILLLTDLCIGFHSPHGWELMIGSIYKDFGFAHNDQMISGLVSTFPVILDTILKYWIFRYLNRVSPSLVVIFHSMND, from the coding sequence ATGGCAAAAAAGAAAGCATTCATTCCCCTTCTATATCTTGCATCTATAGGATTTTTGCCCTGGTATATCTCTCTCTCATTTACTAAAAGTCTGGAATCTTGGGTTACTAATTGGTGGGATATTAGGCAATCCGAAATTTTCTTGAATATCATGCAAGAAAAGAGTATTATAAAAAAATTCATAGAATTAGAGGAACTCTTCCTCCTGGACGAAATCATAAAGGAATACCCGGAAACACATCTAGAAAAGCTTCGTATCGGAATCTACAAAGAAACGATCCAATTGATCAAGATACACAATGCAGATTGTATCCATACGATTTTGAACTTCTCGACAAATATAATCTATTTCGTTATTCTAAGTGGTTATTCTATTCTAGGTAATGAAGAACTTGTTATTCTTAACTCTTGGGTTCAAGAATTCCTATATAACTTAAGCGACACAATAAAAGCTTTTTCAATTCTTTTATTAACTGATTTATGTATAGGATTCCATTCGCCCCACGGTTGGGAACTAATGATTGGCTCTATCTACAAAGATTTTGGATTTGCTCATAACGATCAAATGATATCCGGTCTTGTTTCGACTTTTCCGGTCATTCTAGATACAATTTTAAAATATTGGATCTTCCGTTATTTAAATCGTGTATCTCCCTCACTTGTAGTGATTTTTCATTCAATGAATGACTGA
- the petL gene encoding cytochrome b6/f complex subunit VI, giving the protein MPTITSYFGFLLAVLTITSVLFISLNKIRLI; this is encoded by the coding sequence ATGCCTACCATAACTAGTTATTTCGGTTTTCTACTAGCGGTTTTAACTATAACTTCAGTTCTATTTATCAGTTTAAACAAGATACGTCTTATTTGA
- the ndhK gene encoding NADH dehydrogenase subunit K: MNSIEFPLLDRTAQNSVISTTSNDLSNWSRLSSLWPLLYGTSCCFIEFASLIGSRFDFDRYGLVPRSSPRQADLILTAGTVTMKMAPSLVRLYEQMPEPKYVIAMGACTITGGMFSTDSYSTVRGVDKLIPVDVYLPGCPPKPEAVIDAITKLRKKLSRETYEDRIRFQQGSRCFTISHKFHIGRSIHTGNHDRGLLYQPPSTSGIPLETFFKYNKSSVSSHELVN; this comes from the coding sequence ATGAATTCCATTGAGTTTCCCTTACTTGATCGAACAGCCCAAAATTCAGTTATTTCAACTACATCAAATGATCTTTCAAATTGGTCAAGACTCTCCAGTTTATGGCCGCTTCTATATGGTACCAGTTGTTGCTTCATTGAATTTGCTTCATTAATAGGCTCACGATTCGACTTTGATCGTTATGGACTGGTACCAAGATCTAGTCCTAGACAGGCAGACCTAATTTTAACTGCGGGTACAGTAACAATGAAAATGGCTCCTTCTTTAGTGAGATTATATGAACAAATGCCTGAACCAAAATATGTTATTGCTATGGGAGCATGTACAATTACAGGGGGGATGTTCAGTACCGATTCTTATAGTACTGTTCGGGGAGTCGATAAGCTAATTCCTGTAGATGTCTATTTGCCGGGCTGTCCACCTAAACCGGAAGCTGTTATAGATGCTATAACAAAACTTCGTAAAAAACTATCTCGAGAAACCTATGAAGATCGAATTAGGTTTCAGCAGGGGAGTCGGTGTTTTACTATCAGTCACAAGTTTCATATTGGGCGAAGTATTCATACTGGAAATCATGACCGAGGATTACTCTATCAACCACCATCTACTTCGGGGATCCCTCTTGAAACATTTTTCAAATACAACAAGAGTTCAGTCTCTTCCCACGAATTGGTGAATTAG
- the psaJ gene encoding photosystem I subunit IX — MRDLKTYLSAAPVVSTLWFGSLAGLLIEINRLFPDALIFSLF; from the coding sequence ATGCGAGATCTAAAAACATATCTCTCCGCGGCACCGGTAGTAAGTACTCTATGGTTCGGGTCTTTAGCGGGTCTATTGATAGAGATCAATCGTTTATTCCCGGATGCGTTGATATTTTCCCTTTTTTAA
- the psbL gene encoding photosystem II protein L, which translates to MTQSNPNEQNVELNRTSLYWGLLLIFVLAVLFSNYFFN; encoded by the coding sequence ATGACACAATCAAACCCGAACGAACAAAATGTTGAATTGAATCGTACCAGTCTCTACTGGGGATTATTACTCATTTTTGTACTTGCTGTTTTATTTTCCAATTATTTCTTTAATTAA
- the rpl33 gene encoding ribosomal protein L33 produces the protein MAKGKDVRVTVILECTNCTRNSANRNGANKESMSIGISRYITQKNRHNTPSRLELLKFCPFCYKHTIHGEIKK, from the coding sequence ATGGCCAAGGGTAAAGATGTTCGAGTAACCGTTATTTTGGAATGTACCAATTGTACTCGAAATAGTGCTAATCGAAATGGTGCTAATAAGGAATCAATGAGTATTGGTATTTCCAGATATATTACTCAAAAGAATCGACATAATACGCCTAGTCGATTGGAATTGCTAAAATTCTGTCCCTTTTGTTACAAACATACAATTCATGGGGAGATAAAGAAATAA
- the atpE gene encoding ATP synthase CF1 epsilon subunit, which produces MTLNLCVLTPNRIVWDSEVKEIILSTNSGQIGILPNHAPIATAVDIGILRICLNDQWITMALMGGFARIGNNEITILVNDAEKGSDIDPQEAQQTLEIAEANLSKAEGKRQTIEANLALRRARTRVEAITMI; this is translated from the coding sequence ATGACCTTAAATCTTTGTGTATTGACCCCGAATCGAATTGTTTGGGATTCCGAAGTTAAAGAAATCATTTTATCTACTAATAGTGGACAAATTGGCATATTACCCAATCACGCGCCTATTGCCACAGCTGTAGATATAGGTATTTTGAGAATATGCCTTAATGACCAATGGATAACGATGGCTCTGATGGGCGGTTTTGCTAGAATAGGCAATAATGAGATCACTATTTTAGTAAATGATGCGGAGAAGGGTAGTGACATTGATCCACAAGAAGCTCAGCAAACTCTTGAAATAGCAGAAGCGAACTTGAGTAAAGCTGAAGGCAAGAGACAAACAATTGAGGCAAATCTAGCTCTCAGACGAGCTAGGACACGAGTAGAGGCTATTACTATGATATGA
- the psbF gene encoding photosystem II protein VI produces the protein MTIDRTYPIFTVRWLAVHGLAVPTVSFLGSISAMQFIQR, from the coding sequence ATGACCATAGATAGAACCTATCCAATTTTTACAGTGCGATGGTTGGCTGTTCACGGATTAGCTGTACCTACCGTTTCTTTTTTGGGGTCAATATCAGCAATGCAGTTCATACAACGATAA
- the psaI gene encoding photosystem I subunit VIII, with protein sequence MTTLNTLPSILVPLVGLFFPAIAMVSLFLHVQKNKIF encoded by the coding sequence ATGACAACTCTAAATACCTTACCCTCTATTTTGGTACCTTTAGTGGGCCTATTCTTTCCGGCAATTGCGATGGTTTCTTTATTTCTTCATGTTCAAAAAAATAAGATTTTTTAG
- the psbJ gene encoding photosystem II protein J — MADTTGRIPLWIIGTVTGILVIGLIGIFFYGSYSGLGSSL; from the coding sequence ATGGCCGATACTACTGGAAGGATTCCTCTTTGGATAATAGGTACTGTAACTGGTATTCTTGTGATTGGTTTAATCGGTATTTTCTTTTATGGTTCATATTCCGGATTGGGTTCATCCCTGTAG